The following coding sequences are from one Sesamum indicum cultivar Zhongzhi No. 13 linkage group LG11, S_indicum_v1.0, whole genome shotgun sequence window:
- the LOC105173994 gene encoding syntaxin-121 — translation MNDLFSGSFSRFRGQDQSPAQDSHTIEMTNSGSTGGVNLDRFFEDVEAIKDELGDLESLYTQLQAAHEQSKTLHSAKAIKDLRSRMDADISAALKKAKVIKVRLEALDRSNAANRSLPGCGPGSSSDRTRTSVVNGLRKKLHDTMTRFNDLRQKMGSEYRETVQRRYYTVTGENPDEKILDRLIETGESETFLQKAIQEQGRGQVMETIMEIQERHDAVKEMEKNLRELHQVFLDMAVLVQSQGEQLDDIESQVNRANSFVRGGTHQLEVARKHQKNTRKWTCFGIVLLLIIILIIVLSLQPWKK, via the coding sequence ATGAATGATCTATTCTCAGGATCCTTCTCTCGTTTCCGGGGCCAAGACCAATCCCCCGCCCAGGATTCTCACACCATAGAGATGACCAACTCCGGCTCCACCGGCGGCGTGAACCTCGACCGGTTCTTTGAAGATGTTGAAGCAATCAAAGACGAGCTTGGCGACCTCGAATCCCTCTATACCCAACTCCAAGCGGCCCACGAGCAGAGCAAAACCCTCCACAGCGCCAAAGCCATCAAAGACCTCCGGTCCCGCATGGACGCCGATATCTCCGCCGCTCTCAAAAAAGCCAAAGTCATCAAAGTCCGCCTGGAAGCCCTCGACCGATCCAACGCAGCAAACCGCAGCCTCCCCGGCTGCGGCCCCGGCAGCTCATCCGATCGCACCCGTACTTCAGTCGTCAATGGCCTGAGGAAAAAGCTCCACGACACCATGACCCGATTCAACGACTTGAGGCAAAAAATGGGCTCCGAGTACCGAGAAACCGTACAGCGGAGATACTACACGGTGACGGGCGAAAACCCGGATGAGAAAATCCTGGATCGTCTGATAGAAACTGGGGAGAGTGAGACGTTTCTGCAGAAGGCGATTCAGGAGCAGGGGAGAGGGCAGGTGATGGAGACGATAATGGAGATTCAGGAGAGGCATGACGCCGTGAAGGAGATGGAGAAGAACTTGAGGGAATTGCATCAGGTTTTCTTGGACATGGCGGTACTGGTGCAGAGCCAGGGGGAGCAGCTGGATGATATTGAGAGCCAGGTGAACAGGGCAAATTCTTTTGTGAGAGGTGGGACTCATCAGCTGGAGGTTGCCAGGAAGCACCAGAAGAATACCAGGAAATGGACGTGTTTCGGGATTGTGCTCCTGTTAATTATCATCTTGATCATAGTTCTCTCTCTTCAGCCATGGAAGAAATGA